From Anopheles coluzzii chromosome 3, AcolN3, whole genome shotgun sequence, the proteins below share one genomic window:
- the LOC120961323 gene encoding uncharacterized protein LOC120961323: MEQELARQLGVSGVLDPLCLQYSAGERRDERDSERVAVQVSSAEENASAFSMADVRTVSRLSLPIQSVDVNELKRKYKHLEAIPAASYEAVSPRLLIGIDHYRLTRPLNTIEGQPGQPTATKTRLGWLIFGKCTDNANDTSIVQPESSYHVCDCQGETSRADRMMAAYFEVEGYGPAKEPLLSKEDQRAMSILQNNTKHVDGRYTTGLLWRSDNVFMPENRQMALSRMECLERKMSRDTSLAEKINAILEDYLKKGYARPIREDELKTFYPRKWYLPVFPVTNPNKPNKVRLVWDAAAEVRGISLNKKLLTGPDLLTPLQAVLFRFREYRVAVAADIREMYHQVRICDDDVHSQRFLWRWGNTNAEPQEFVMLRMTFGAACSPSTAQFVKNENAEKYRSLYPRAVRCIHEEHYVDDMLTSVETEPEAIELAYQVSVIHNNAGFSLHNWLSNSIKVVTAVKGTESTLKEMDFEPCLKPEKVLGMWWDTTTDSFGFKLSRVRHLELARKDKPPSKRQMLRTLMSIYDPLGLIAGVLFYLKVLLQEVWRLHLGWDDEVPEEIQHKWDAWMERLPELESFIIPRCYRQLASLTESSLQLHVFVDAGADGYAAVAYFRFECHGRIEVSLVGSKARVAPLKYLSVPRLELQAAVMGCRIASSITSAHRETIRGSYFWTDSTDVIDWINADHRKYSIFVAHRVAEVLDTTNVDDWRWLPTKLNVADEATKWTNLQHHLASERWFSGPEFLQLPEAEWNIPRRVPSETSEEVRKKDRLKLVGIHIARPIFIDYERFSRWTRLVRTMAYVCRSA, encoded by the exons ATGGAGCAGGAGCTCGCCAGGCAACTTGGGGTTAGCGGCGTTCTTGACCCGTTGTGTTTGCAGTACAGTGCGGGAGAGCGACGCGATGAACGTGATTCGGAAAGGGTAGCGGTGCAAGTCTCCAGTGctgaagaaaatgcatccgCATTTTCGATGGCCGACGTGCGTACAGTCAGCCGGTTATCGCTCCCTATCCAATCGGTCGATGTGAACGAGTTGAAGCGGAAATATAAGCATTTGGAGGCGATTCCAGCTGCCTCGTATGAGGCTGTTTCTCCTCGTTTACTAATCGGTATCGACCATTACAGATTGACCAGACCTTTGAACACTATAGAAGGACAGCCAGGACAACCTACAGCTACGAAGACGCGTTTGGGATGGCTCATTTTTGGCAAATGCACGGATAACGCTAACGACACATCCATTGTGCAGCCGGAGTCTAGCTACCACGTATGCGATTGCCAAGGAGAGACCTCGCGGGCAGATCGTATGATGGCAGCGTACTTCGAAGTGGAAGGTTATGGTCCTGCGAAGGAGCCTTTGTTGTCGAAGGAGGATCAACGTGCGATGTCGATtctgcaaaacaacacaaaacacgtcGACGGGCGGTACACCACGGGCTTACTCTGGCGGAGCGACAACGTTTTCATGCCGGAAAACCGTCAAATGGCTCTATCTAGGATGGAGTGTCTGGAGCGTAAGATGAGCCGAGATACGAGCCTTGCGGAGAAAATTAACGCGATACTAGAGGACTACTTGAAAAAGGGCTATGCCAGACCGATAAGAGAGGATGAGCTGAAAACCTTCTACCCTAGGAAATGGTATCTTCCAGTGTTTCCAGTGACAAATCCTAACAAGCCtaataaagttaggttagTATGGGATGCGGCAGCTGAAGTTAGAGGTATCTCGCTGAACAAGAAGCTGCTGACTGGGCCTGACCTGTTGACGCCGCTGCAAGCCGTGCTATTCCGTTTCCGTGAATATCGAGTCGCGGTGGCAGCTGACATCCGGGAAATGTACCACCAGGTACGCATTTGCGATGATGACGTCCACAGTCAACGGTTCCTATGGAGATGGGGAAACACAAATGCAGAGCCGCAGGAGTTTGTCATGCTGAGGATGACCTTCGGTGCAGCATGCTCTCCAAGTACGGCGCAATTCGTAAAGAACGAGAATGCGGAGAAATATCGTTCCCTGTACCCGCGTGCAGTTCGCTGTATCCATGAAGAACATTACGTGGATGACATGCTTACAAGTGTGGAAACGGAACCAGAAGCGATTGAGCTGGCGTATCAGGTGAGCGTAATACACAATAATGCTGGATTTTCTCTCCACAATTGGCTCTCAAATAGCATCAAAGTCGTGACAGCGGTAAAAGGCACTGAGTCAACCCTCAAGGAAATGGATTTCGAACCGTGTCTAAAGCCAGAGAAGGTGCTGGGAATGTGGTGGGACACCACAACAGATAGTTTCGGCTTTAAACTATCCCGTGTAAGACACCTGGAGCTGGCACGCAAGGACAAACCACCGTCCAAGAGGCAGATGCTGCGGACTTTGATGTCGATCTACGACCCGTTAGGTTTGATCGCAGGCgtgcttttttatttgaaagtaCTTCTTCAGGAAGTCTGGCGCCTACACCTTGGCTGGGATGACGAAGTTCCGGAAGAGATCCAGCATAAATGGGACGCCTGGATGGAACGACTGCCAGAATTGGAAAGTTTCATCATACCACGTTGCTACCGACAGCTGGCGTCGCTCACCGAATCATCTCTACAGCTACACGTGTTCGTTGATGCGGGTGCAGATGGTTACGCAGCGGTCGCGTACTTCCGTTTTGAGTGCCATGGACGTATCGAGGTGTCGTTAGTTGGATCCAAAGCTAGAGTGGCGCCTCTAAAGTATCTTTCCGTGCCCCGCTTAGAGCTGCAGGCTGCTGTGATGGGTTGCAGAATAGCCTCGTCTATAACTAGTGCTCATCGAGAAACTATTCGTGGAAGCTACTTCTGGACAGACTCGACTGATGTTATAGACTGGATAAACGCAGACCACCGTAAGTACTCGATTTTCGTCGCACATAGGGTTGCTGAGGTGCTGGACACGACGAACGTCGACGATTGGCGATGGCTTCCAACTAAACTTAATGTGGCGGACGAAGCGACCAAATGGACCAACCTGCAGCATCATCTCGCCTCCGAACGATGGTTTAGTGGGCCCGAGTTCCTGCAACTACCCGAAGCAGAATGGAACATACCTCGTCGAGTACCATCGGAAACGTCCGAGGAGGTGCGGAAAAAGGATAGGCTGAAGCTGGTCGGCATCCACATAGCGCGTCCGATTTTCATCGACTACGAGAGATTTTCCCGATGGACGCGGCTGGTCAGGACGATGGCTTACGTGTGTCG GTCCGCTTAA